From the genome of Syntrophales bacterium, one region includes:
- a CDS encoding helix-turn-helix domain-containing protein: MTDLPKKELLRPDEVAYYLDVSRSTVYLWIDHGLLTAEQYAPGGTIRVPRDAVENLRLRCKKDLE; encoded by the coding sequence ATGACCGACCTGCCGAAGAAAGAGTTGTTGCGGCCTGACGAAGTGGCTTATTACCTTGACGTCTCGCGGTCCACTGTTTATTTGTGGATCGATCACGGCCTCCTGACGGCGGAACAATACGCCCCAGGGGGCACGATCCGCGTACCGAGAGATGCCGTTGAAAACCTTCGCTTGAGGTGCAAAAAAGATTTGGAATAA
- the rph gene encoding ribonuclease PH has product MTPGFLSNNPGSALIEMGGTRVICAASLEDRVPDFLRNSGGGGLTAEYSMLPSATPRRSAREAVQGRQGGRTQEIQRLIGRSLRAVTNLSGFGERTIYLDCDVLEADGGTRTASITGGFVAVVELFKALKSRGTIETIPLAGSVAAVSVGLVKGELLLDPDYEEDFRADADANFVMTGEGNLVEVQITAEGTPFGRNLLEKMIVMAEKGIVELTELQKNSTGGWT; this is encoded by the coding sequence ATAACGCCGGGTTTCCTTTCAAACAATCCCGGATCGGCGCTCATCGAGATGGGCGGTACGCGGGTTATCTGCGCGGCCTCACTGGAAGATCGTGTGCCTGATTTTCTAAGAAATTCCGGCGGCGGGGGGCTGACGGCGGAGTATTCGATGCTTCCATCGGCGACTCCCCGGAGATCCGCACGCGAGGCAGTCCAGGGGCGACAGGGAGGGCGTACCCAGGAGATCCAGCGACTCATCGGACGATCACTCAGGGCCGTCACGAATCTGTCAGGATTCGGTGAGCGAACCATATACCTCGACTGCGACGTGCTGGAGGCGGACGGAGGCACCAGGACGGCGTCAATAACGGGCGGTTTCGTTGCAGTGGTCGAGCTTTTCAAAGCTCTCAAGTCACGCGGTACTATCGAAACCATCCCGCTGGCGGGCTCGGTGGCGGCCGTCAGCGTAGGGCTCGTAAAGGGGGAACTGCTCCTCGATCCCGATTACGAGGAAGATTTCCGGGCCGACGCGGATGCCAACTTTGTCATGACCGGCGAGGGAAACCTCGTGGAGGTTCAGATTACGGCCGAAGGTACCCCCTTTGGGCGAAATCTTCTGGAAAAAATGATAGTTATGGCCGAAAAAGGGATCGTGGAGCTTACGGAACTGCAGAAAAACAGTACCGGGGGCTGGACGTGA
- a CDS encoding phage major capsid protein yields MSYTQKEVQDLIDKLGQLNAEQRGKMENKFDGLRKDFDDLKKQLEQLDTVVGRRGLGGGNSDMTGNTEHTAAFVAWVRRGGDGADLRAFEASLSTLSDPDGGFLVPEEMSKEIDRLATDSVAMRRLATVKRARGEYKRPLSLGGTGSGWVGEKDDRPETDSPELQLFAPPFCEIYALPKSTQKLLDMSDFDVEGWLIDEIDEAFTAREGAAFIKGNGVKQPSGIVDKAKMVADAGWEYGKTGFVTSGDNAGISADSLFNLQHALKPVYRQNGVWLMNDTTLSACRKLKDGEGNYIWRPGLTEAAPEMLLGKPVEIDDNMPDIAGNEYPVAFGDFKRAYLIVDHVAGVRLLRDPYTEKGFVKFYVTKRVAAGINNFQAVKFLKITK; encoded by the coding sequence ATGTCATATACACAGAAGGAAGTACAGGATTTAATTGATAAATTAGGACAGCTTAACGCTGAACAACGAGGCAAGATGGAGAACAAGTTCGATGGCCTGCGTAAGGATTTTGACGACCTCAAAAAGCAGCTTGAGCAGCTGGATACCGTTGTCGGCAGGCGTGGGCTTGGCGGCGGTAATTCCGACATGACCGGAAACACGGAGCACACGGCCGCTTTCGTGGCATGGGTGCGGCGCGGCGGCGATGGCGCGGATTTAAGAGCTTTCGAGGCTTCGCTTTCCACCTTGTCCGATCCGGATGGTGGCTTTCTCGTGCCTGAGGAAATGTCGAAAGAGATCGATCGGCTGGCAACGGATAGCGTTGCTATGCGGCGGCTGGCGACTGTCAAGAGGGCACGAGGGGAGTATAAGAGGCCCCTTTCTCTGGGTGGCACGGGCTCGGGGTGGGTCGGAGAGAAGGATGACCGACCTGAAACGGATTCACCGGAGTTGCAGCTCTTTGCACCTCCGTTTTGCGAAATTTACGCGCTGCCGAAGTCCACGCAAAAGCTCTTAGATATGTCAGACTTTGATGTTGAGGGTTGGCTTATCGACGAAATCGACGAGGCGTTTACAGCCCGTGAAGGCGCGGCATTTATCAAGGGAAACGGCGTTAAACAGCCGTCCGGAATCGTTGACAAAGCAAAAATGGTTGCAGATGCCGGGTGGGAATATGGCAAAACGGGCTTCGTTACAAGCGGGGATAATGCCGGAATCAGTGCGGACTCCCTGTTTAACCTTCAGCACGCGCTGAAGCCTGTCTATCGTCAAAACGGCGTTTGGCTCATGAATGACACGACGCTTTCAGCCTGTCGAAAGCTGAAGGACGGTGAAGGCAACTACATCTGGAGGCCGGGCCTCACTGAGGCGGCACCTGAGATGCTCTTAGGCAAGCCTGTTGAAATCGACGACAATATGCCGGATATTGCCGGGAATGAATACCCGGTTGCATTTGGCGATTTCAAGCGGGCGTATTTGATCGTTGATCATGTCGCGGGCGTCCGGCTGCTTCGCGATCCCTACACGGAAAAAGGTTTCGTTAAGTTTTATGTCACAAAGCGTGTCGCGGCTGGAATTAACAACTTTCAGGCGGTAAAATTTCTTAAAATAACGAAATAA
- a CDS encoding MFS transporter — translation MFRRERVSTTSDGFKKSSSRGAVSKPDMPISLKDDDRHGLITLLITALSSFLIPFMSSSVIIALPAMGREFEMNIITLSWLTTSYILASASLLVPFGRLSDMYGRKRIFLIGYVIFFIGSTLAAATPNGTILLVSRAVQGLGGAAILSTTLALLTEVFARRGLGRALGINTAAVYAGLSMGPFLGGLLTESIGWRSIFWISSLSCFVVITAVVWKLRDFNEKTKERFDLAGTVLYSTSLIALIYGLSRLPDTIGILAISAGLLGAGFFVRRANRTEVPLINFQIFIHNRGFTFSNLAALIHYSGTWAVTFLLSLFLQFAKGLPAETAGLVLITSPIVQALLSPSCGRLSDRVEPRILASIGMAVTVVGMAMLVLLSAQTGIVYIIVSLVIIGSGFALFASPNTNAIMSSIDPAYYGFASATVATMRQIGMTLSMGMVMVVFALVIGSVEITPDRHHAFITSSRIIFFIASLLCVSAIFASLARGTIHK, via the coding sequence ATGTTTCGCAGGGAACGGGTATCGACGACATCCGACGGGTTCAAAAAATCTTCCTCCCGGGGAGCGGTTTCAAAGCCGGACATGCCGATTTCACTGAAGGATGACGACCGGCATGGCCTCATCACCCTTCTTATCACCGCGCTTTCTTCTTTTCTTATTCCATTCATGTCATCTTCGGTCATCATCGCCCTTCCGGCCATGGGTCGAGAATTTGAAATGAATATCATCACCCTCAGCTGGCTGACGACATCCTATATATTGGCCTCGGCGTCCCTGCTGGTACCCTTTGGACGTCTGTCGGACATGTACGGCAGGAAACGGATATTCCTCATTGGATATGTCATTTTTTTTATCGGATCGACGCTCGCCGCCGCAACGCCGAACGGTACGATACTCCTGGTTTCGCGTGCCGTACAGGGTCTCGGTGGAGCGGCGATATTGTCCACGACACTCGCTCTCCTGACGGAGGTCTTCGCGCGAAGAGGGCTGGGCAGGGCACTCGGAATCAATACCGCGGCCGTGTACGCCGGGTTGTCCATGGGACCTTTTTTGGGAGGGCTGCTGACGGAATCTATAGGCTGGAGAAGCATTTTCTGGATTTCCTCTCTTTCATGCTTTGTGGTTATAACGGCTGTTGTATGGAAGCTACGTGATTTCAACGAAAAAACAAAAGAGCGCTTTGATCTGGCGGGTACGGTATTGTACAGCACCAGCCTGATCGCCCTGATATACGGACTGTCGCGGCTACCGGACACGATCGGCATCCTGGCGATCAGTGCCGGTCTTCTTGGTGCCGGGTTCTTTGTCCGACGGGCAAACAGAACGGAGGTCCCGCTCATCAATTTTCAGATATTTATTCATAATCGGGGATTTACATTTTCGAACCTGGCCGCCCTGATCCATTACAGCGGCACCTGGGCGGTCACTTTCCTGCTCAGCCTGTTTCTTCAGTTCGCCAAGGGGCTTCCTGCCGAAACAGCAGGACTGGTTCTCATTACCAGCCCCATTGTCCAGGCCCTTCTTTCCCCCTCCTGTGGAAGATTGTCGGATCGCGTTGAGCCGAGGATCCTGGCATCCATCGGGATGGCCGTCACCGTCGTCGGTATGGCCATGCTGGTACTGCTCTCGGCACAGACCGGCATTGTATATATCATCGTAAGCCTGGTGATTATCGGCTCAGGCTTCGCCCTGTTCGCATCGCCGAACACGAACGCGATCATGAGCTCCATCGACCCCGCATACTACGGCTTTGCCTCGGCCACGGTGGCAACCATGCGCCAGATCGGAATGACCCTGAGCATGGGAATGGTCATGGTCGTCTTCGCGCTGGTCATCGGAAGCGTCGAGATTACCCCCGACCGGCACCACGCCTTTATCACCAGCAGCCGCATCATATTCTTCATCGCCTCGCTCTTGTGTGTCAGCGCCATCTTCGCTTCCCTGGCCAGGGGCACTATTCACAAGTGA
- a CDS encoding integrase arm-type DNA-binding domain-containing protein, with amino-acid sequence MTLTDKAIKNLKPRGKRYEVLDKGGLYIRVNPSGTKSWVYRYMVDGTARRMTLGRYPAVTLAEARERHAVAGQDVDRGVDPGALAQARKTKRREEHTFADLIAEYWEQELSKTPTAKERLRLIEKDALPHWKKRKISDITRRDGVLLIREVRERAPVTANRLLGVLVRAFNFACEEGLLTTNPLDGMRRGEESARARVLADGEIKQLWRGLDLSNEDIDIFHVVKLAAKAILLTGQRPGEAVKMKWDHVEGDWWVIPADQRKNQEENRVPILPLFREVINTARPYSAGSYVFASPRNDSLPLRRAAISTAIRRHYGEMGIEEQFTPHDLRRTFRTRLAELGISDIVAERALGHKLGGILAVYNRHEYAVEKRHAFEAWERKLRAILGLEQGDSKVISMEVFRHG; translated from the coding sequence ATGACACTTACCGATAAGGCCATCAAGAATTTGAAGCCGCGGGGTAAAAGATACGAGGTTCTTGATAAGGGGGGTCTCTATATTCGTGTCAATCCATCTGGTACAAAGTCGTGGGTTTACCGTTATATGGTGGACGGCACGGCACGACGGATGACCCTGGGCCGATATCCCGCGGTTACGCTTGCAGAGGCACGAGAGAGGCACGCGGTAGCGGGGCAGGACGTTGACCGAGGTGTTGACCCTGGTGCCCTGGCACAAGCGAGAAAGACGAAACGTCGCGAGGAACACACCTTTGCAGATTTGATCGCAGAATACTGGGAACAGGAGCTTTCTAAAACCCCCACGGCGAAGGAACGCCTTCGCCTAATCGAGAAAGATGCCCTCCCCCACTGGAAAAAGCGGAAAATATCAGACATTACCCGGCGGGACGGTGTTCTGTTGATCCGGGAGGTGCGGGAGCGCGCCCCTGTTACCGCAAACCGTCTGCTGGGCGTACTGGTTCGGGCTTTTAACTTCGCTTGCGAGGAAGGGCTGCTTACAACAAACCCACTGGATGGCATGAGACGCGGCGAAGAATCAGCGCGCGCCCGTGTTCTGGCCGATGGCGAGATAAAACAGCTATGGCGGGGGTTGGACTTAAGCAACGAGGATATTGATATTTTCCACGTTGTAAAGCTGGCGGCAAAAGCGATCCTGCTTACCGGCCAGAGACCCGGCGAGGCAGTAAAAATGAAATGGGATCACGTCGAGGGGGATTGGTGGGTCATCCCGGCGGACCAGAGGAAGAACCAGGAAGAAAACCGAGTCCCCATCCTGCCCTTGTTCCGCGAGGTCATTAACACGGCACGCCCCTATTCCGCAGGCAGCTACGTTTTCGCCTCTCCCCGCAACGACTCCCTTCCCCTGAGGCGGGCGGCGATATCGACGGCCATACGGCGGCACTACGGGGAAATGGGAATTGAGGAACAATTTACACCGCATGATCTACGAAGAACCTTCCGAACCCGTCTGGCCGAACTGGGAATCAGCGACATCGTCGCGGAAAGGGCCCTGGGCCATAAGCTGGGGGGCATCCTTGCCGTCTATAACCGCCACGAGTACGCCGTTGAAAAGCGGCACGCCTTTGAAGCCTGGGAGCGTAAGCTCCGCGCCATTCTCGGGCTGGAACAAGGCGATAGCAAGGTCATCTCGATGGAGGTGTTTCGTCATGGCTAA
- a CDS encoding AlpA family phage regulatory protein, producing the protein MQKQRIIRKPELLAIIGLSDATIWRLEKAGRFPKRVKLGGNSVGWFNHEISSWLERKATERYDRGRRDAHQRHY; encoded by the coding sequence ATGCAAAAACAGCGGATCATCAGAAAACCGGAATTACTCGCCATCATCGGGCTGTCGGATGCCACGATATGGCGGCTCGAAAAGGCGGGACGGTTCCCCAAGCGCGTTAAACTGGGTGGAAATTCCGTCGGTTGGTTCAATCATGAAATTTCGAGCTGGCTTGAGCGAAAAGCAACGGAGCGATACGACAGGGGGCGACGTGACGCACATCAAAGACATTATTAG
- a CDS encoding DUF3102 domain-containing protein — translation MSSFGKGAGIDERAKKMNLQINQADRISGIIQLHERVTGHIKNALTDAIRIGKLLAEVKTELPHGEFEKWVCDNLPFTSRTARNYMRLHRERDRLKSETVSALTGAYRLLTDTRELPVPAPFDPDNLGSGLVLSGAPGQFAWVVPSVAAGFLYYAWLEGDVCAVVGGEKPIHKDALMDALGDELRRWGDVRPLPLTPDHPWAGPWTFNKILYDDIQTKALQKGLNDLDESLPTAEQIRIVNKIVDRAQALQTTAAVKHLRTQIQLGRMLREIEADRPGFDEFNSFCKAWGKIFQAYDQNPVGVLNELEKAGASQELMEWAFSERDQITAFPQKYAGIQAIL, via the coding sequence TTGAGTTCGTTCGGCAAGGGGGCTGGTATCGATGAAAGGGCGAAAAAAATGAACTTGCAAATAAATCAGGCAGATCGGATTTCGGGCATTATCCAGCTACACGAGAGAGTCACCGGGCATATTAAAAATGCCTTAACCGATGCAATCAGGATCGGGAAGTTGCTTGCAGAGGTAAAGACCGAACTCCCGCACGGAGAATTTGAAAAATGGGTGTGTGACAACTTGCCTTTCACGTCGCGGACGGCAAGGAATTACATGCGGCTACACCGGGAGCGAGACCGTTTGAAATCGGAAACAGTTTCCGCTTTGACTGGCGCCTATCGGTTACTGACAGACACGCGGGAGCTGCCCGTGCCCGCGCCTTTTGATCCGGACAACTTAGGATCTGGACTTGTTCTATCTGGCGCGCCCGGCCAGTTTGCCTGGGTGGTGCCGAGTGTGGCCGCTGGTTTCCTTTACTATGCATGGCTCGAAGGCGATGTCTGCGCTGTCGTCGGCGGTGAAAAGCCGATCCACAAAGACGCGCTCATGGACGCTCTAGGCGATGAGCTGCGAAGATGGGGCGATGTTCGGCCGTTACCTTTAACGCCTGACCATCCCTGGGCGGGGCCGTGGACATTCAACAAGATACTCTACGACGACATACAGACAAAAGCATTGCAAAAAGGGTTAAACGATCTTGATGAGAGTTTACCCACGGCCGAACAGATACGGATCGTCAACAAGATCGTCGACCGGGCTCAAGCGCTACAAACTACAGCAGCAGTGAAGCATTTACGCACACAAATTCAGCTTGGCCGGATGCTTAGGGAAATCGAAGCTGATCGCCCTGGGTTTGATGAGTTCAATTCCTTTTGCAAGGCATGGGGCAAGATATTTCAAGCCTATGATCAAAACCCTGTGGGGGTTCTAAACGAGCTTGAAAAAGCGGGGGCGTCACAAGAGCTTATGGAGTGGGCTTTTTCGGAGCGCGACCAGATCACCGCCTTTCCGCAGAAGTACGCAGGTATTCAGGCGATTTTATAA
- a CDS encoding dodecin family protein produces MDSVYKVIEIIGTSNTSWDDAARRAVEKAHKSLEELRVAEVTELDIKVEGGDLIYRAKLKVSFKYLK; encoded by the coding sequence ATGGACAGCGTTTATAAGGTAATCGAGATCATTGGAACCAGCAACACGTCCTGGGACGACGCGGCAAGACGGGCTGTTGAAAAGGCCCATAAAAGTCTTGAGGAATTGCGGGTTGCCGAAGTGACGGAACTTGACATCAAGGTGGAGGGGGGCGATCTCATCTACCGGGCAAAATTGAAAGTATCATTTAAATACCTCAAGTAA
- a CDS encoding XTP/dITP diphosphatase, whose amino-acid sequence MKQVLFASRNRGKIREAQAILDSCEVTLLSMDDFPLAPDVEEDGTTFYENALKKASEISRHTGVATIADDSGLEVDALGGRPGVHSARFAGPRATDSDNIRCLLKELGGVAPEKRQAAFRCVLVYYRPDGFYRAFEGSLEGTIAMEPSGDGGFGYDPVFLLPGGTITVAQLDGASKNRISHRGKAFEKLRHFLLS is encoded by the coding sequence GTGAAACAGGTGCTGTTCGCGTCGCGGAATCGGGGGAAAATCAGAGAAGCGCAGGCAATCCTCGATTCCTGTGAAGTGACCCTCCTCTCCATGGACGACTTTCCCCTCGCGCCCGATGTCGAAGAGGACGGCACTACCTTTTACGAGAACGCCCTGAAAAAGGCTTCCGAGATAAGTCGTCACACGGGGGTTGCTACCATCGCCGACGATTCAGGCCTGGAAGTCGACGCCCTGGGGGGGCGTCCCGGAGTCCATTCGGCCCGCTTCGCGGGACCCCGGGCGACGGACTCCGACAATATCCGTTGCCTGCTCAAGGAACTGGGGGGAGTCGCACCGGAGAAACGGCAGGCGGCTTTCCGGTGCGTCTTGGTGTACTATCGGCCCGACGGATTCTACCGGGCCTTCGAGGGATCCCTGGAGGGAACCATCGCCATGGAACCGTCCGGAGACGGCGGATTCGGGTACGACCCGGTGTTCCTCCTCCCCGGCGGCACCATTACGGTCGCCCAGCTTGACGGGGCAAGCAAGAACCGAATCAGCCACCGGGGGAAGGCCTTTGAAAAGTTGAGACACTTTCTGCTGTCTTGA
- a CDS encoding bifunctional DNA primase/polymerase translates to MGMLNAALRYRQAGFSVIPVRPDKRPFVAWTEYQTRKATPEEIRTWFTKWPKAMIGIVTGEISGILVIDCDSEDAYQAIQKLLPESFITCIAKTPRGYHIYLAMPKDKSVGNATGIMPGVDVRGSGGYIIAPPSINGEGGRYCWLDGLSIFDEAPATVPPALYNIINNSTYKGCGHRVDTAEKIFSEGRRNEDLFTAALALTKQKLSEAFIRQAIENIAKNCKPPLPKEEVEAVLKSAFERGNKAERNLAADVREWVMSTNGHFLSTEVHRSLQVSTREELKNVSEILRRLIAEGIIERYGKKNGSFRRIDSEIEFMDFKNADIENTVDLTLPLGIHAKTKLFPKAVIVVAGVSGMGKTLFAFNTIAANMGRFPIYYFNSEMGPEALKQKLSHFPIPIEEWAKHMKVIDNWDFHNIADKIQPDALNVVDYLEPEGEKAFNIHGVISAIIRRLNKGVALITIQKKPGATMGTGGIYSVKAATLALALDWGKLEIAKNRFREADPMPSLNKIKFEVHRGFEFVRQGGWYR, encoded by the coding sequence ATGGGCATGCTTAATGCTGCGCTGCGCTACCGCCAGGCCGGGTTTTCCGTTATTCCCGTGAGGCCCGATAAGCGGCCGTTCGTCGCCTGGACAGAATATCAGACCCGGAAGGCAACACCGGAGGAAATCCGAACGTGGTTTACAAAATGGCCCAAAGCCATGATCGGCATCGTGACGGGCGAAATATCCGGGATTTTGGTTATCGACTGCGATTCTGAGGACGCTTATCAGGCGATACAAAAACTATTGCCGGAGAGCTTCATTACTTGCATTGCAAAGACACCCCGCGGCTATCATATATACTTGGCGATGCCGAAGGATAAGAGCGTTGGCAATGCCACAGGGATCATGCCCGGCGTCGATGTGCGAGGCAGTGGGGGTTATATCATCGCGCCACCTTCAATCAACGGAGAGGGCGGGCGTTACTGCTGGCTTGACGGCCTGAGCATCTTTGACGAAGCACCCGCGACGGTACCACCGGCCCTATATAATATAATAAATAATAGTACCTATAAGGGGTGTGGACATCGTGTGGACACTGCCGAAAAAATCTTTTCAGAGGGCAGGCGCAACGAGGACCTTTTCACGGCGGCCCTTGCCTTAACCAAGCAGAAACTTTCAGAAGCCTTCATCCGCCAAGCCATTGAAAACATAGCGAAAAACTGTAAGCCGCCATTGCCGAAAGAAGAGGTTGAGGCGGTTTTAAAGTCGGCTTTTGAGCGCGGAAACAAGGCAGAAAGGAATCTTGCAGCCGATGTTCGGGAGTGGGTGATGTCCACAAACGGCCACTTTTTGTCCACAGAAGTCCACAGAAGTCTACAAGTGTCCACACGAGAAGAGCTGAAGAACGTCAGCGAAATCCTGCGGCGTCTCATCGCGGAGGGCATAATTGAAAGATACGGCAAAAAAAACGGCAGCTTCCGGCGCATAGACAGCGAAATCGAGTTCATGGATTTCAAGAATGCTGACATCGAGAATACAGTCGATCTTACCCTACCCCTGGGGATTCATGCAAAAACGAAACTTTTTCCCAAGGCGGTCATTGTCGTCGCTGGTGTGTCGGGAATGGGTAAGACCCTTTTTGCTTTCAACACCATAGCGGCAAACATGGGCCGGTTTCCCATCTACTACTTCAATAGTGAGATGGGCCCTGAGGCACTAAAACAGAAGCTATCCCATTTCCCGATCCCAATTGAGGAGTGGGCAAAACACATGAAAGTTATCGACAATTGGGATTTCCACAACATCGCTGACAAAATACAACCCGATGCCCTCAACGTGGTTGACTATCTTGAACCGGAGGGTGAGAAGGCCTTTAATATACACGGGGTTATCAGTGCGATCATTCGCAGGCTGAACAAAGGGGTCGCGCTCATTACGATCCAGAAAAAGCCCGGCGCGACGATGGGAACGGGCGGCATCTATTCGGTGAAAGCGGCAACCTTGGCCCTGGCCCTGGACTGGGGGAAGCTGGAGATCGCAAAGAACCGCTTTCGAGAAGCCGATCCGATGCCGTCGCTAAATAAGATAAAATTTGAGGTTCATCGGGGGTTTGAGTTCGTTCGGCAAGGGGGCTGGTATCGATGA
- a CDS encoding P27 family phage terminase small subunit: MKIHKRAEQFRRQALAEYIFNDAELSFFDGVVQALSNYWRAADILKREGITVTGGSMVRKHPAFEVSKIAWSQFIGGCKHLGICTPTPDEKRPYGTGP; the protein is encoded by the coding sequence ATGAAGATTCACAAAAGAGCTGAACAGTTCCGACGGCAAGCTTTGGCGGAATATATTTTTAACGATGCTGAGCTGTCCTTTTTTGATGGAGTTGTGCAAGCACTGAGCAACTATTGGAGGGCGGCAGATATCCTGAAGCGGGAGGGGATCACGGTAACGGGGGGATCAATGGTTCGGAAGCATCCGGCTTTTGAGGTAAGCAAAATTGCTTGGTCACAGTTCATCGGCGGTTGTAAGCACCTTGGAATTTGCACGCCGACACCTGACGAGAAGCGGCCCTATGGAACAGGCCCCTAG
- a CDS encoding antibiotic biosynthesis monooxygenase, whose translation MAVKVFIRRKVVQGKQDELLELIKRLRSLAVGQPGYISGETLWSASGPDTSTIVVISTWASVEDWEAWKSSKQRRELQDRIDGVLGSETTYDTYHYTGRDRH comes from the coding sequence ATGGCTGTCAAGGTATTTATCAGAAGGAAGGTGGTGCAGGGAAAACAGGATGAACTGCTGGAACTCATAAAGCGCCTTCGAAGTCTGGCCGTCGGGCAGCCCGGATACATTTCCGGTGAAACCCTGTGGAGCGCTTCCGGCCCCGACACTTCCACGATTGTCGTTATCAGCACCTGGGCGAGCGTCGAGGACTGGGAGGCCTGGAAATCAAGCAAGCAGCGACGGGAGCTCCAGGACCGCATCGACGGGGTACTCGGGTCGGAAACAACATACGACACCTACCATTATACCGGCAGAGACCGGCACTGA